From a region of the Triticum aestivum cultivar Chinese Spring chromosome 7D, IWGSC CS RefSeq v2.1, whole genome shotgun sequence genome:
- the LOC123167838 gene encoding acetylajmalan esterase — protein MASSASLLLLFVVAASHVCCSHGQGGDEGAVAAIYSLGDSITDTGNLAKEAPPGAFETIKHLPYGVTFGRPTGRCSDGLLIIDFLAQDMGLPFLNPYLAKNMSFDHGVNFAVAGATAMDPTDLFNRTFSMPFTANSLKLQLQWFKDFMKSTFDTDQEIRKRLQSSLVLVGEIGGNDYNFAFYANKSVSEVEKMIPAVVETIINATKQVLDMGASRVIVPGNFPIGCLPSYLTAMAMPEPSAYDSTACLKDLNLFAAKHNAQLQQAVAALRASYPDAAIAYADYFNSFLSLLKGGPALGFDANSTHKACCGAGGRYNYDLRLMCGVEGTAVCADPSAYVSWDGIHMTQAAYKAMSRLIYHGRYLQPQILSFREKNGQT, from the exons ATGGCTTCCTCCgcgtctctcctcctcctcttcgtcgtcgcCGCTTCGCACGTGTGCTGCAGCCACGGGCAAGGCGGTGACGAGGGTGCCGTGGCGGCGATCTACAGCCTGGGCGACTCCATCACGGACACGGGGAACCTGGCCAAGGAGGCGCCGCCCGGCGCCTTCGAGACCATCAAGCACCTCCCCTACGGCGTCACCTTCGGCCGCCCCACCGGCCGATGCTCCGACGGCCTCCTCATCATCGACTTCCTAG CTCAGGACATGGGCCTCCCGTTCCTCAACCCTTACCTGGCCAAGAACATGAGCTTCGACCACGGGGTGAActtcgccgtcgccggagccaccgccATGGACCCCACCGACCTGTTCAACCGCACCTTCTCCATGCCTTTCACCGCAAATTCCCTCAAGCTGCAGCTCCAGTGGTTCAAGGACTTCATGAAGTCCACCTTCGACACTGACCAAG AAATTCGCAAGAGGCTCCAATCTTCTCTGGTTTTGGTCGGGGAGATCGGAGGAAACGACTACAACTTCGCCTTCTACGCGAACAAGTCCGTCAGTGAGGTGGAGAAAATGATCCCAGCTGTGGTTGAGACCATCATCAACGCCACCAAG CAAGTGCTTGACATGGGCGCAAGCAGAGTCATCGTCCCGGGCAACTTCCCCATCGGCTGCCTCCCGAGCTACCTCACCGCAATGGCCATGCCGGAGCCGTCGGCCTACGACTCCACGGCGTGCCTCAAGGACCTCAACCTCTTCGCCGCCAAGCACAACGCGCAGCTCCAGCAAGCCGTGGCCGCTCTCCGGGCGTCATACCCTGACGCGGCCATTGCCTACGCCGACTACTTCAACTCCTTCCTCAgcctcctcaagggcggcccggcgctcggcttCGACGCGAATAGCACGCACAAGGCCTGCTGCGGCGCCGGCGGCAGGTACAACTACGACTTGAGGCTGATGTGCGGCGTGGAGGGGACGGCGGTGTGCGCGGACCCGTCGGCGTACGTGAGCTGGGACGGCATCCACATGACCCAGGCGGCGTACAAGGCCATGTCCAGGCTCATCTACCACGGGAGGTACCTGCAGCCACAGATACTCAGCTTCCGGGAGAAGAATGGGCAGACATAA